From the Thermococcus sp. M36 genome, the window TTCGTGGAGAACAACCGCGAAAGGCTCGCGCTCATACCCCATCTCCACATAATAAGGGATCTCTGGAGCCTGTTCGATGTCATAGAGAGGATAAAGCAGGAGCGCTCACCCTGAGTCCGCGTTGATGTATTCCAGGGTGTCCTCGACAAACCCGTCGTATGTTTCCTCATCCACCGCTTCCAGCCTTATGGAGAACTCTTTCCCCAGGGACCACCGTATTGCTACTGGCCCTTTGTTTGTCTCAGCCATCACGAGTCCAAAAGGAAGGTCCCCAGCCCAGTGATGCTTGGAAAACTCGACGGTAAACCCCATTTCTTTCAACTTCTCTATTATCTCCTCGTAAGTCCTTCCGGGACCATAGGGGCTTTTGACGAAACCAATGAAAGCCATTTTTACCCACCATTGTTCCACTGGTGGACAAATTTAAAACCTTTTCGGTTCCCCTAACAAAACTTAAAAGCCGAAGATCCAACCAGGAAACATGAGACCCACACCGCTCCCTGAGAAAGCCCTCAGGCTAGGAAGAACCCTCATCATAGCAGACCTCCACCTCGGCTACGAGGTGAGCATGGCGAGGGAGGGCTTCTATCTCCCGAGGGTGTTCCATGAAGTCGTCGGGGGCCTGAAGAAACTTCTCGAAAGGGAGAGGCCGAAGAGGCTCGTCATAGACGGTGACCTCAAGCACTCCTTCGTCCCGGAGTGGCGCGAAAGGGAAGAGCTGAAGGCCTTCGTAGAGGAAATCTCCCCCATGGTTGAGGAAATCGTCCTCGTCCGGGGCAACCACGACGTTGGCACGCTCTGGCTGAGGGAGTTCGGCGTTGAAATCACCGACGAGTTTGAGGTCGGGGGCTGGAAGCTCGTCCACGGCCACAGGCTCGTTGAGGGGGAACGCTTCATCATAGGGCACGAACACCCGGCGATAAGGCTCAGGGATGAGGTGGGGGCCCTCGTGAAGGTTCCAGCCTTTTTGGCAGGGGAAAGACTGATAGTCATGCCCGCCTTCAGCCCCTGGGCCTACGGCAACGACGTGCTGAGGGAGATAGTCTCCCCGTTTCTGAGGGCGTACGACCTGAGCCACAGCCACGTTTTGGTTCCCCTGGAGGACGAGCTCCTCGATTTTGGGGAGCTCGGGAAGCTCTCGCGTGCGCTCCGGGACATGGGGGGCTAACCTTTTAATACCCAGCGGGGGAGTTAATCAAAGGTGATAGAATGAAGAAGACCTATCTTGGCTTGCTCATCGTTCTCATGGTCTTTGCCGCGGGATGCATCTCCGGCGGCGGAACCTCATCGGAGACAACGACCACGTCTCAGAACCTGCCGTTCACCCCGGAGGACCTGAATAGCGCCATAGCAAAGATGAAGAGCTACGAGTACACAATGGAAATCACGAGCTACAACGGTACGAAGCCTGCCGCCCGGCTTATTACCAGGGGTGAGGTCGACATAGAGAACGGCCTGAAGGCCGTGGCCACTGTCTCAAACAGCAGCCTGAGGGGGCCCCTCTACTACAGGACCTATTACTACACAACAAAAAAGGGGTACGCAACACTTACCGACAGGAACGGCACGATAACATGGGAAGCGGCGTGCTACAGCCCCGGCGAGGGCCCCAACCTGACGGTGAACATCGTGGAAAGCCTCTGGAAGGTACTCACCCTGCCGGACGTGAAGGTTGAGGAAGAAGGGGAATACTACATCGTCAGGGCCAACACTACGGGCGGAACGATAGCCGCCGGTGAAGATGTATCCGGGGCGTACAAAGTCCAGATGACGATCAAGCTCACAAAGGAGCTCATGCCAGCTGAGGTCAACGAGACGGTTCACTACACCAAGAACGGAGAAAGGTGGGTGGACATCATCACCTTGAGGATTGACAGCATAAACCGGGCTAAAGTAGAGCCCCCCAAGGAGCTCCTCAGCTACCTGAAAAGACAGGGAGTTGATCTCTCCGAACTGCTCTCAAAATGCTAAAACTTAAAACTCTCTCCCCCCACATTTTTCCGGTGGTGCAGGATGGACATCCTAAGCTCTGTGGTATTCTTCGCGTACGCTCCGGCCCTGGTCATCCTGTGGTACTTCTACCACGCGGACAAATACGAACCAGAACCCCGCAGATACGTCGTTGGGACGTTCGTTCTCGGCGGAACCTTATCTGTGGCCATTGTGTACATCCTGGAGAGCATTCTCACAGTAGGGGGGATGGTGGAGCCGTTCCTGCCGGCGTCCGCACTCTACGTCGCCATCGTCGCGGGCATCGTTGAGGAGCCCGCCAAGGCCCTGGCTATAAGGTGGCCTTTCAAAGCAGGCCAGATGGACGGCATAATGGACGGCCTTGTCTACGGTGTCGCTGCAGGACTCGGCTTTGCGGCGACGGAGAATTTCCTCTACGGGCTTGGATGGGGCGTTTCAATAACCATAGTGCGCGCGTTCCTTACGCCCTTCGCCCACGCCGCCTGGAGCGCAATAATCGGTGTGGGATACGGCATGATAGCGGAGGGTAAAGTCGAGTCACTCTCACAGTTTTACGCTCTTGCAGTGGTGCTGCACATCGTGTGGGACTACTTCGCCTTTCTGAGCAGCGCGGTTCCCGCGTACAATATCCTCCTGATACTCTTCATACTGATGAACATGGCCATCCTCAGGTACTTCCTCATCATGGGACAGGCCGAAGACAGGAGCAAGATGTGGTACTACTGGTTCAAAAGGAGTGGGTGGTGATGAGGGAGACCGAAAAGGTGAGGGGCGCACTGTTCGAGGCGAGGCCCTACGTGGAGTACTACGACAGGCTGGAAAACCTCGTGAAGCGTCTCTGGGCAGAATCAATGGACGAGGAAAACTTCCTCCAGCTCCTCAACGAGGAAGTCAAGAAGGCCGAAGAGCCCTTCAAGACCGACCTGAGGATATTCCTGCAGAAGTTTGAGGCCCTTTGAATTTCCTTTTTAAGGGGTAAATTTTATAATCTTGCGCTTTTAAATTGTTACGGGTGGTAAGAACGAAGAGGCTTCTTGTTATAGTTATCGGCTTCGTCCTGCTCGCCGGGGTGGCGTACTACTTCGTCTCAAGCGGTTCTTCTAAAGACCTTCACTCGCCTCCCTCGATGAACGACGTTCTCAAGGCGATAGACGGACAGACCTCCTTCTGCTGGAAGGCGGAGGTCATGACGGAAGAAACCGCTGGAAACGGAACGGCTGCCTTCAGGAAGGACGTGAAGGCCTGCATAAACTACGAAAACAGAAGCGCCGTCTGGAGGGTTAAGACCGGGAGCGGTGAAGGCACGATGAGGGCCATCCCCGGGGAGTCCAACTACAACTTCTACTGGGACCTGGCCCGTCAC encodes:
- a CDS encoding metallophosphoesterase, with protein sequence MRPTPLPEKALRLGRTLIIADLHLGYEVSMAREGFYLPRVFHEVVGGLKKLLERERPKRLVIDGDLKHSFVPEWREREELKAFVEEISPMVEEIVLVRGNHDVGTLWLREFGVEITDEFEVGGWKLVHGHRLVEGERFIIGHEHPAIRLRDEVGALVKVPAFLAGERLIVMPAFSPWAYGNDVLREIVSPFLRAYDLSHSHVLVPLEDELLDFGELGKLSRALRDMGG
- a CDS encoding PrsW family intramembrane metalloprotease; this encodes MDILSSVVFFAYAPALVILWYFYHADKYEPEPRRYVVGTFVLGGTLSVAIVYILESILTVGGMVEPFLPASALYVAIVAGIVEEPAKALAIRWPFKAGQMDGIMDGLVYGVAAGLGFAATENFLYGLGWGVSITIVRAFLTPFAHAAWSAIIGVGYGMIAEGKVESLSQFYALAVVLHIVWDYFAFLSSAVPAYNILLILFILMNMAILRYFLIMGQAEDRSKMWYYWFKRSGW